One Devosia lacusdianchii genomic window carries:
- the leuC gene encoding 3-isopropylmalate dehydratase large subunit, with amino-acid sequence MTKARTLYDKIWDDHLVQNNEDGTSLLYIDRHLVHEVTSPQAFEGLRMNNRKVRHPERTLAVVDHNVPTTDRSLPNPDPESAIQIAALAENTKDFGIEYFDPFDKRQGIVHIVGPEQGFTLPGMTIVCGDSHTSTHGAFGALAHGIGTSEVEHVLATQTLIQQKAKNMLVRVDGKLPPHVTAKDIILAIIGEIGTAGGNGHVIEFAGEAIRSLSMEGRMTVCNMTIEGGARAGLIAPDETTFNYVNGRNRAPKGKAWDMALDYWKTLYSDEGAHFDKVVVLDAAKLPPIVSWGSSPEDVITVTGAVPNPDDIADENKRASKWRALDYMGLKPGTPITEIGIDRVFIGSCTNGRIEDLRAAAAVIGGRKVASTVSAMVVPGSGLVKDQAEAEGLHTIFLDAGFEWREPGCSMCLAMNPDKLKPQERCASTSNRNFEGRQGFKGRTHLVSPAMAAAAAIAGHFVDIREWQ; translated from the coding sequence ATGACCAAGGCCCGCACGCTCTACGACAAGATCTGGGACGACCATCTGGTCCAGAACAACGAAGACGGTACGAGCCTGCTCTATATCGACAGGCACCTGGTCCACGAAGTTACGAGCCCCCAGGCTTTCGAAGGCCTGCGCATGAACAACCGCAAGGTGCGCCACCCCGAACGCACGCTGGCCGTGGTTGACCATAACGTGCCCACCACCGACCGTTCACTGCCCAATCCTGATCCGGAAAGCGCGATCCAGATCGCGGCTCTCGCCGAGAACACCAAGGATTTCGGCATCGAATATTTCGACCCCTTCGACAAGCGCCAGGGCATCGTCCACATCGTCGGCCCCGAGCAGGGCTTTACCCTGCCCGGCATGACCATTGTCTGTGGCGATAGCCACACCTCCACCCATGGCGCCTTTGGCGCGCTGGCGCATGGTATCGGCACCTCGGAAGTGGAACACGTTCTCGCGACCCAGACACTGATCCAGCAAAAGGCCAAGAACATGCTGGTGCGGGTCGATGGCAAGCTGCCGCCCCATGTCACCGCCAAGGACATCATCCTCGCCATTATCGGCGAGATCGGCACCGCCGGCGGCAATGGCCACGTCATCGAATTTGCCGGCGAAGCCATCCGCTCGCTCAGCATGGAAGGCCGCATGACGGTCTGCAACATGACCATCGAGGGCGGCGCCCGCGCCGGCCTGATCGCCCCCGACGAGACGACGTTCAACTACGTCAACGGCCGCAACCGTGCCCCCAAGGGCAAGGCCTGGGACATGGCGCTCGATTACTGGAAGACACTCTATTCCGACGAAGGCGCCCATTTCGACAAGGTCGTTGTGCTCGACGCCGCCAAGCTGCCGCCGATCGTCTCCTGGGGCTCCTCGCCCGAGGACGTCATCACCGTCACCGGCGCTGTCCCCAATCCAGACGATATCGCCGACGAAAACAAGCGCGCCTCCAAGTGGCGGGCGCTGGACTATATGGGCCTCAAGCCCGGCACCCCGATCACCGAGATCGGCATCGACCGCGTCTTCATCGGCTCATGCACCAATGGCCGCATCGAAGACCTCCGCGCTGCTGCCGCGGTGATCGGCGGTCGCAAAGTCGCTTCCACGGTCAGCGCCATGGTCGTGCCCGGCTCGGGCCTGGTCAAGGATCAGGCCGAGGCTGAAGGCCTGCACACCATCTTCCTCGATGCCGGCTTCGAATGGCGCGAACCGGGCTGTTCCATGTGCCTGGCCATGAACCCCGACAAGCTCAAGCCGCAAGAGCGCTGCGCTTCGACCAGCAATCGCAATTTCGAGGGTCGTCAGGGCTTCAAGGGTCGCACCCACCTCGTGTCGCCTGCCATGGCCGCTGCCGCCGCCATTGCCGGCCATTTCGTCGATATCCGCGAGTGGCAGTAA
- a CDS encoding metallopeptidase family protein, translated as MAVSHSDWGARFAPTLDDLEALASQALKELPEPFRSLASDVTCSVAEFAEDDVLEGFGMESPFELMGLFSGVGMTEDGAVPQTGQLPNTVFLYRRAILDYWAENDDNTLGEVVTHVLIHELGHHFGFSDEDMDAIEAAADEQ; from the coding sequence GTGGCAGTAAGCCATTCCGACTGGGGGGCGCGGTTCGCGCCCACCCTCGACGACCTCGAGGCTCTGGCCAGTCAGGCTCTCAAGGAGCTGCCCGAACCGTTCCGCTCGCTGGCATCGGACGTCACCTGTTCCGTTGCCGAATTCGCCGAAGACGACGTCCTCGAAGGCTTCGGCATGGAGAGCCCGTTCGAGCTCATGGGCCTGTTCTCCGGCGTCGGTATGACCGAGGACGGCGCTGTGCCGCAGACCGGTCAACTGCCCAATACTGTCTTTCTTTATCGCCGAGCCATTCTCGACTACTGGGCCGAGAATGACGACAACACGCTGGGCGAAGTCGTGACCCACGTGCTGATCCACGAACTGGGCCACCATTTCGGCTTTTCCGACGAAGACATGGACGCCATCGAAGCTGCTGCAGACGAGCAGTAA
- the rimM gene encoding ribosome maturation factor RimM (Essential for efficient processing of 16S rRNA), with product MTTKTNRILMGQIGAAHGIKGAVRIAAHTQDPEAIATYGPLETDRPGLTVTITKARLQKNVVIAHIKGVSDRTAAEKLNGVNLFVDRSKLPAPDDEDDFYHADLLGLDARLESGVVIGQVSALPNFGAGDLIEVRDPRTGDTFLYPFTKAVVPTINIAEGYLTIVVPLDAPEGEEEPD from the coding sequence ATGACCACCAAGACCAACCGCATTCTGATGGGCCAGATCGGGGCCGCCCATGGCATCAAGGGCGCGGTCCGCATCGCCGCCCATACCCAGGATCCGGAAGCGATCGCCACCTATGGTCCGCTCGAAACCGACCGGCCCGGCCTGACCGTGACCATCACCAAAGCCCGCCTGCAAAAGAATGTTGTCATCGCTCACATCAAGGGCGTCAGCGACCGTACGGCCGCCGAAAAGCTCAATGGCGTGAACCTTTTTGTCGATCGCTCGAAGTTGCCCGCGCCCGATGACGAGGACGACTTCTACCACGCCGACCTGCTCGGCCTCGATGCACGGCTTGAATCGGGCGTGGTCATCGGCCAGGTCTCGGCCCTGCCCAATTTCGGCGCCGGCGACCTGATCGAAGTGCGCGACCCGCGCACCGGCGACACCTTCCTCTACCCCTTCACCAAGGCGGTAGTGCCCACCATCAATATCGCCGAGGGCTACCTCACCATCGTCGTGCCGCTCGATGCCCCCGAAGGCGAGGAAGAGCCCGATTGA